In the Hordeum vulgare subsp. vulgare chromosome 7H, MorexV3_pseudomolecules_assembly, whole genome shotgun sequence genome, one interval contains:
- the LOC123408940 gene encoding vesicle-associated protein 1-3-like — translation MSAGSASFLEIQPSELAFPFELMKQSSCSMQLTNKTDHYVAFKVKTTNPKQYCVRPNIGVVLPGSTCDVTVTMQAQREAPPDLQCKDKFLVQSVAAENGAATQDITAAMFNKEPGKVVDECKLRVIYVPTSTPSSLSEESEQGSSARSFENGTPNSTMPQSVFRPSGELSKDKSLEATSMISKLTEEKMSAVQQNQKLRQELDVLRKESSKSNGGFSITFLIVVGILGIIAGFILKKT, via the exons ATGAGCGCCGGAAGCGCGAGTTTCCTCGAGATCCAGCCCTCGGAGCTGGCATTCCCCT TTGAATTGATGAAGCAGAGCTCGTGCTCCATGCAACTCACTAATAAGACTGACCATTATGTAGCATTCAAG GTCAAAACTACCAACCCAAAGCAGTACTGTGTGCGCCCAAATATTGGCGTTGTACTTCCTGGGTCAACTTGTGATGTCACAG TGACAATGCAAGCGCAGAGGGAGGCACCTCCTGATCTGCAGTGTAAGGACAAGTTCCTAGTTCAAAGTGTTGCAGCTGAGAATGGTGCAGCAACTCAAGATATTACTGCAGCAATG TTCAACAAGGAGCCAGGGAAGGTTGTTGATGAATGCAAGCTGCGTGTAATTTATGTGCCAACATCTACACCCAGCTCGTTGTCTGAAGAATCAGAACAAGGGAGTTCTGCTCGTTCATTTGAAAACGGGACCCCTAATTCTACAATGCCACAATCT GTATTTAGACCATCTGGTGAACTATCAAAGGATAAGTCTTTAGAG GCAACGTCCATGATTTCCAAGCTAACTGAGGAGAAAATGTCTGCTGTTCAGCAAAACCAAAAGTTGAGACAAGAGCTG GATGTTCTACGCAAAGAGAGCAGCAAAAGCAATGGCGGTTTCTCAATCACCTTCTTGATTGTGGTGGGTATTCTGGGCATCATCGCTGGTTTCATCCTCAAGAAGACATAG